The Burkholderia lata genome contains a region encoding:
- a CDS encoding oxepin-CoA hydrolase, alternative type, translating to MSAELLASRPPESESTLVLTLSNPGARNALHPDMYAAGIEALATAERDPGIRAVVLTGADRFFCAGGNLNRLLDNRSKDPSYQADSIDQLAAWVAAIHASTKPVIAAVEGAAAGAGFSLALACDLIVAAHDAKFVMSYARVGLTPDGGGSWFIARALPRALAAEILFEGKPVAAERLHTLGVVNRLAVPGAALTDALAWADALAGISPNALTRIKSLLDDATMQPLDAHLATERDHFVASLHHADGLEGITAFLEKRPPRYKR from the coding sequence ATGAGTGCTGAACTGCTGGCCTCGCGTCCGCCCGAGAGCGAATCGACGCTCGTCCTCACGCTATCCAATCCCGGCGCACGCAATGCGCTGCATCCCGACATGTACGCGGCCGGTATCGAAGCGCTCGCCACCGCCGAACGCGACCCCGGGATCCGCGCGGTCGTGCTCACCGGCGCCGATCGCTTCTTCTGCGCGGGCGGCAACCTGAACCGGCTGCTCGACAACCGCTCGAAGGATCCGTCCTACCAGGCCGACAGCATCGATCAGCTCGCTGCATGGGTAGCGGCGATCCACGCTTCGACGAAGCCGGTGATCGCTGCGGTAGAAGGCGCAGCCGCCGGCGCGGGCTTCTCGCTCGCGCTCGCGTGCGACCTGATCGTCGCTGCGCACGACGCGAAGTTCGTGATGTCGTATGCACGCGTCGGCCTGACGCCCGATGGAGGCGGTTCGTGGTTCATCGCGCGCGCGCTGCCGCGTGCGCTCGCGGCCGAGATCCTGTTCGAAGGCAAGCCTGTCGCAGCCGAACGCCTGCACACGCTCGGCGTCGTCAACCGGCTTGCCGTGCCCGGCGCGGCACTGACCGATGCGCTGGCATGGGCCGATGCGCTCGCCGGCATCTCGCCGAACGCACTCACGCGCATCAAGTCGCTGCTCGACGACGCGACGATGCAACCGCTCGATGCGCATCTCGCCACCGAGCGCGATCATTTCGTCGCATCGCTGCATCATGCGGACGGGCTCGAAGGCATCACCGCATTTCTCGAGAAACGCCCGCCCCGCTACAAGCGCTGA
- a CDS encoding pyridoxal phosphate-dependent aminotransferase, protein MNAPSDMPTTPVFPSRLPNVGTTIFTVMSALAAEKGAVNLGQGFPDFDCDPRIVDAVATAMRNGHNQYPPMAGVAPLRDAIADKIAQVYGRRYDPATEITVTAGATQALLTAIMCTVHPGDEVIVVEPTYDSYLPSIELAGGKPVFVTLEAPDYAIPFDRLAAAITPKTRMILINTPHNPTGTVWREADMRKLEEIVRGTNVLILSDEVYEHMVYDGARHESVARYPELAARSFIVSSFGKTYHVTGWKVGYVAAPAALTAEFRKVHQFNVFTVNTPMQIGLADYLRDPAPYLTLADFYQKKRDFFRAGLERTRFKLLPCTGTYFQCVDYSAISDQPEAEFSKWLTSEIGVAAIPVSAFYHEPHESGVVRFCFAKQESTLASALERLARL, encoded by the coding sequence ATGAACGCTCCTTCAGACATGCCAACGACTCCCGTTTTCCCCTCGCGCCTGCCGAACGTCGGCACGACGATCTTCACGGTCATGAGCGCGCTTGCCGCAGAAAAAGGCGCGGTGAACCTCGGCCAGGGCTTTCCGGATTTCGACTGCGATCCGCGCATCGTCGATGCGGTTGCCACGGCGATGCGCAACGGGCACAACCAGTATCCGCCGATGGCCGGTGTCGCGCCGCTACGGGACGCGATCGCAGACAAGATCGCGCAGGTCTACGGCCGGCGTTACGATCCGGCCACCGAAATCACCGTCACGGCCGGCGCGACGCAGGCATTGCTGACCGCGATCATGTGCACGGTGCATCCGGGTGATGAAGTGATCGTCGTCGAGCCGACCTACGACAGCTACCTGCCGTCGATCGAACTCGCGGGCGGCAAGCCCGTGTTCGTCACGCTGGAAGCGCCCGACTACGCGATCCCGTTCGACCGTCTGGCGGCCGCAATCACGCCGAAAACGCGCATGATCCTGATCAACACACCGCATAACCCGACGGGTACCGTGTGGCGCGAGGCGGACATGCGCAAGCTCGAGGAGATCGTGCGCGGCACCAACGTGCTGATCCTGTCCGACGAGGTCTACGAGCACATGGTCTATGACGGCGCGCGCCACGAGAGCGTCGCGCGCTATCCGGAACTCGCCGCGCGCAGCTTCATCGTGTCGAGCTTCGGCAAGACCTATCACGTGACGGGCTGGAAGGTCGGCTATGTCGCGGCGCCTGCCGCGCTGACCGCGGAATTCCGCAAGGTCCACCAGTTCAACGTGTTCACGGTGAACACGCCGATGCAGATCGGGCTCGCCGACTATCTGCGCGACCCGGCGCCGTACCTGACGCTTGCCGACTTCTACCAGAAGAAGCGCGACTTCTTCCGGGCCGGCCTCGAGCGCACGCGCTTCAAGTTGCTGCCCTGCACGGGCACATACTTCCAGTGCGTCGATTATTCGGCGATCAGCGACCAGCCGGAAGCGGAATTCTCGAAGTGGCTCACGTCGGAGATTGGCGTGGCCGCCATTCCGGTGTCGGCGTTCTATCACGAGCCGCACGAATCGGGCGTCGTCCGATTCTGCTTCGCGAAGCAGGAAAGCACGCTCGCGTCCGCGCTCGAGCGGCTCGCCCGCCTGTAA
- a CDS encoding glutathione binding-like protein, with amino-acid sequence MIDVYSWATPNGHKVHIMLEETGLAYRVHPVDIGAGDQFKPEFLTISPNNKIPAIVDPDGPGGQPISLFESGAILIYLAEKTGKFLPTDPAARYATLEWLMFQMGGVGPMLGQAHHFRLYAPEKIEYAVNRYTNEARRLYNVMDKRLGESEYLAGDAYTIADIATFPWTRSWQNQGIVLDELPNVKRWYDAIAARPAVQRGVEVLASMRKALQDDKAREVLFGATQYAKH; translated from the coding sequence ATGATCGACGTCTACAGTTGGGCGACCCCGAACGGCCACAAGGTGCACATCATGCTCGAGGAAACGGGCCTCGCTTATCGTGTCCATCCGGTCGATATCGGCGCGGGCGACCAGTTCAAGCCGGAATTCCTGACGATCAGCCCGAACAACAAGATCCCCGCGATCGTCGATCCGGACGGCCCCGGCGGCCAGCCGATCTCGCTGTTCGAATCCGGCGCGATCCTGATCTACCTCGCGGAGAAGACCGGCAAGTTCCTGCCGACCGATCCGGCCGCACGCTACGCGACGCTCGAATGGCTGATGTTCCAGATGGGCGGGGTCGGCCCGATGCTCGGGCAGGCGCATCACTTCCGCCTGTATGCGCCGGAGAAGATCGAATATGCGGTCAACCGCTACACGAACGAGGCGAGGCGCCTGTACAACGTGATGGACAAACGTCTCGGCGAATCCGAGTATCTCGCGGGCGATGCGTACACGATCGCGGACATTGCGACGTTCCCGTGGACACGCTCGTGGCAGAACCAGGGCATCGTGCTCGACGAATTGCCGAACGTGAAGCGCTGGTACGACGCGATCGCTGCACGACCGGCCGTGCAGCGCGGTGTCGAAGTGCTCGCATCGATGCGCAAGGCGCTGCAGGACGACAAGGCGCGCGAGGTGCTGTTCGGCGCGACGCAATACGCGAAGCACTGA
- a CDS encoding glutathione S-transferase: protein MLQLCGIPLSNYYNKVKFVLLEHDIPFEESVCGLPISDPAQLVDSPLGKIPFLKTEEGALFESQVIIEYLAARYPEKGIFPASPFASAKVRELIETLELYLEWMAREVYTEAFFGGKVSDGMKAHVEKRLPRAIDAFKQMTQFSPYVLGESFGLADIAAWVHLPVIGMATKAIYGRDFLLDAGIDWKAHVKQVGERPAAQRVAAERKAYIDATSVARS from the coding sequence ATGCTACAGCTGTGCGGTATTCCGTTGTCCAACTATTACAACAAGGTGAAGTTCGTCCTGCTCGAGCACGACATTCCGTTCGAAGAGTCGGTATGCGGTTTGCCGATCAGCGATCCGGCGCAGCTCGTCGATTCGCCGCTCGGCAAGATTCCGTTTCTGAAGACCGAAGAAGGCGCGCTGTTCGAGTCGCAGGTGATCATCGAGTACCTGGCCGCGCGCTATCCCGAGAAAGGCATTTTTCCGGCAAGCCCGTTCGCGAGCGCGAAGGTGCGCGAACTGATCGAGACGCTCGAGCTGTATCTCGAATGGATGGCGCGCGAGGTCTACACCGAAGCGTTTTTCGGCGGCAAGGTCAGCGATGGAATGAAGGCGCACGTCGAGAAGCGCCTGCCGCGCGCGATCGATGCGTTCAAGCAGATGACGCAGTTTTCGCCGTACGTGCTCGGCGAGTCGTTCGGCCTCGCGGACATCGCCGCCTGGGTCCATCTGCCGGTCATCGGCATGGCGACGAAGGCCATCTACGGACGCGATTTCCTGCTCGATGCCGGCATCGACTGGAAGGCGCATGTGAAGCAGGTGGGCGAGCGCCCTGCCGCGCAGCGCGTGGCGGCCGAGCGCAAGGCGTATATCGACGCGACGAGCGTCGCGCGCTCGTAA